One region of Streptomyces subrutilus genomic DNA includes:
- a CDS encoding MFS transporter: MPLALLALAIGAFGIGTTEFVIMGLLPEVAGDYGVSIPTAGFLVTGYALGVVFGAPLMTVLGTRIPRKRMLMLLMGLFIAGNVLSALAPAFGIMLTGRVVASLAHGAFFGIGAVVAAELVAPEKKAGAIAMMFTGLTVANVVGVPLGTLVGQSLGWRVTFLIVAALGVLGLLGIARLVPDLPRPEGGVRIRGELAAFRNVQVLLAMAMTVLGFGGVFAAITYITPMMTDVAGFADSSVTWLLVLFGLGMVAGNLIGGRYADRALMPMLYVSLGALAVTLAVFTLTAHSKAGAAVTVVLIGALGFATVPPLQKRVLDQAAGAPTLASAVNIGAFNLGNALAAWLGGLVIAAGLGWTAPNWVGAALAGSALVLALVSGALERRTAGGAARGGRVVAGAPEAATAAPGPEAATAAPDHQAATAAPARH; the protein is encoded by the coding sequence ATGCCTCTCGCCCTCCTCGCCCTCGCCATCGGGGCCTTCGGGATCGGCACCACCGAGTTCGTGATCATGGGTCTGTTGCCCGAGGTCGCCGGCGACTACGGCGTCTCGATCCCCACCGCGGGCTTCCTGGTCACCGGCTACGCCCTCGGCGTGGTCTTCGGCGCCCCGCTGATGACCGTGCTCGGCACCCGTATCCCCCGCAAGCGGATGCTGATGCTGCTGATGGGCCTGTTCATCGCGGGCAACGTGCTCTCCGCGCTCGCCCCCGCCTTCGGGATCATGCTCACCGGCCGCGTCGTCGCCTCGCTCGCCCACGGCGCCTTCTTCGGCATCGGCGCGGTCGTCGCCGCCGAACTCGTCGCCCCCGAGAAGAAGGCCGGAGCCATCGCCATGATGTTCACCGGCCTGACGGTGGCCAACGTGGTGGGCGTCCCGCTCGGCACCCTCGTAGGCCAGAGCCTCGGCTGGCGGGTCACCTTCCTGATCGTCGCGGCCCTCGGCGTCCTCGGCCTGCTCGGCATCGCCCGCCTGGTACCCGACCTGCCGCGGCCCGAAGGCGGCGTACGGATCCGCGGCGAGCTGGCCGCCTTCCGCAACGTGCAGGTGCTGCTGGCGATGGCGATGACCGTGCTCGGCTTCGGCGGCGTGTTCGCGGCGATCACCTACATCACCCCGATGATGACCGACGTGGCGGGCTTCGCCGACTCCTCCGTGACCTGGCTCCTCGTCCTCTTCGGCCTCGGCATGGTCGCGGGCAACCTCATCGGCGGCCGGTACGCGGACCGCGCGCTGATGCCGATGCTGTACGTCTCCCTGGGCGCGCTCGCCGTCACCCTGGCCGTCTTCACGCTCACCGCCCACAGCAAGGCGGGCGCCGCCGTCACCGTCGTGCTGATCGGCGCCCTGGGCTTCGCGACCGTGCCCCCGCTCCAGAAGCGGGTCCTCGACCAGGCCGCGGGCGCGCCGACCCTGGCCTCCGCCGTCAACATCGGCGCCTTCAACCTGGGCAACGCGCTGGCCGCCTGGCTCGGCGGCCTGGTGATCGCCGCCGGGCTCGGCTGGACCGCGCCGAACTGGGTCGGCGCGGCGCTGGCCGGCTCCGCCCTCGTGCTCGCGCTGGTCTCCGGCGCCCTGGAGCGCCGTACGGCGGGCGGCGCGGCCCGCGGCGGCCGCGTGGTGGCCGGGGCCCCCGAGGCGGCCACCGCCGCACCCGGCCCCGAGGCGGCCACCGCCGCACCCGACCACCAGGCGGCCACCGCCGCACCCGCCCGCCACTGA
- a CDS encoding MarR family winged helix-turn-helix transcriptional regulator has protein sequence MTATDSALTALSQGWCALSLLHGRIESHIERALQAGHGLSVREFSLLDVLSRQHNGPGGHLRMHQVADSVLLSQSATTRLVSRLEDRGLLSRYLCDTDRRGIYTDVSEAGLALLAAARPTNDTALREALDEAARNPQLAPLVAVVENSGPAAV, from the coding sequence ATGACGGCCACGGACAGCGCGCTCACCGCCCTCTCCCAGGGCTGGTGCGCCCTTTCCCTCCTGCACGGGCGGATCGAGTCGCACATCGAACGCGCGCTGCAGGCGGGGCACGGCCTCAGCGTCCGCGAGTTCTCGCTGCTCGACGTCCTGAGCCGGCAGCACAACGGGCCGGGCGGGCACCTGCGCATGCACCAGGTCGCCGACTCGGTCCTGCTCAGCCAGAGCGCGACGACCCGGCTGGTCAGCCGGCTGGAGGACCGGGGTCTGCTGAGCCGCTACCTCTGCGACACCGACCGGCGGGGCATCTACACCGATGTGAGCGAGGCGGGCCTGGCCCTCCTGGCGGCCGCCCGGCCGACGAACGACACCGCCCTGCGCGAGGCCCTGGACGAAGCCGCCCGCAATCCCCAACTGGCCCCGCTGGTCGCGGTGGTGGAGAACAGCGGCCCGGCGGCCGTCTAG